The Deltaproteobacteria bacterium genome window below encodes:
- a CDS encoding 2-hydroxyacyl-CoA dehydratase yields MGNETKPKTRKSGKTLQTAREAGYFGKKMLKRALDAQEKGAPIGWSMVTWWQGELVARAMGVELVFPENYGAYCASVRQAEPHLERCAAEGYPSTLCGYARNCIGYAAMMADNHGKVPEGAPGGGLAKPKFLLASGVACDARYKWFQALTRYIDAPVWTLDLPQTGAKEYFMAGNKELNISFMVSHLRRYVEFLEELLGTKLDYDKLREMVQRTFKTLALAHEVDLLRRAKPSPMVSTDFWSIMIPHLYLSDDPEAYEFYRRVYDEVKQKVDNKIGAIPNEKYRMVFCELPPWHTLGFFDELAERFGIAMVMESWGYHAITPFPAEELEGVTDPLELIARLSYRKWSEYNSIAVKYGVEPGFFMAANLQYAEDYRADGFLGHPLMSCRPATYVLLHARNMLEEKLKVPGVLIEGDIVDLRVFNEEEAISKMEAFVETMDHYRDLRKEAGMAW; encoded by the coding sequence ATGGGAAATGAGACGAAGCCGAAAACCAGGAAGTCCGGCAAGACATTGCAGACGGCTCGGGAAGCGGGCTATTTCGGGAAGAAGATGCTGAAGCGGGCCCTCGACGCCCAGGAGAAGGGCGCTCCCATCGGTTGGTCCATGGTCACCTGGTGGCAGGGAGAACTCGTGGCCAGGGCCATGGGGGTCGAGTTGGTATTCCCGGAGAACTACGGCGCCTACTGCGCTTCCGTGCGTCAGGCGGAACCGCACCTGGAAAGATGCGCGGCCGAGGGATATCCGAGCACCCTGTGCGGATATGCAAGAAACTGCATCGGCTATGCGGCCATGATGGCGGACAACCATGGGAAGGTTCCGGAAGGCGCTCCCGGAGGAGGGCTGGCGAAGCCTAAGTTCCTTCTGGCCTCGGGTGTTGCGTGCGATGCCCGATACAAATGGTTTCAGGCACTGACTCGGTACATCGATGCGCCCGTTTGGACCCTGGACCTCCCCCAGACCGGCGCCAAAGAGTACTTCATGGCCGGTAACAAAGAACTGAATATCTCGTTCATGGTGAGCCACCTTCGGAGGTACGTGGAATTCCTGGAAGAACTGCTCGGCACAAAGCTGGACTACGACAAGCTGCGCGAAATGGTCCAACGGACCTTCAAAACCCTTGCTTTGGCGCACGAGGTGGATCTCCTGCGGAGAGCCAAGCCGTCGCCCATGGTGAGCACGGATTTCTGGTCTATCATGATTCCCCATCTGTATCTTTCTGACGATCCGGAAGCCTACGAATTCTATCGGCGCGTGTACGACGAAGTGAAGCAAAAGGTGGACAACAAGATCGGCGCCATTCCCAACGAGAAGTACCGCATGGTGTTTTGTGAACTGCCCCCTTGGCACACCCTGGGCTTTTTCGATGAGCTTGCGGAGCGCTTCGGCATCGCCATGGTCATGGAGAGCTGGGGTTACCACGCCATTACGCCCTTTCCGGCGGAGGAGTTGGAGGGTGTGACCGATCCCCTCGAGCTGATCGCCCGGCTCTCTTACAGGAAATGGTCCGAATACAATTCGATTGCGGTGAAATACGGCGTGGAGCCCGGCTTCTTCATGGCGGCGAACCTCCAATATGCCGAGGACTATCGAGCGGACGGTTTTCTGGGTCATCCGCTTATGTCCTGTCGTCCCGCCACGTATGTGTTGCTGCACGCGAGAAATATGCTGGAGGAAAAGCTCAAAGTTCCGGGAGTGTTGATCGAGGGAGATATCGTGGATTTGCGCGTGTTCAATGAAGAGGAGGCCATCTCCAAAATGGAGGCTTTTGTCGAGACCATGGATCACTACAGGGACTTGAGAAAAGAAGCGGGAATGGCTTGGTAG
- a CDS encoding type II toxin-antitoxin system RelE/ParE family toxin gives MIKTFADEETQQLFITGKSKRLPSELIKRAIRRLEYVHYAINLNDLKVPPGNRLHALRGNRKGQHSISINDQWRICFRFIEGDAYDVEITDYH, from the coding sequence ATGATAAAAACATTTGCCGATGAAGAAACCCAACAGCTTTTCATTACAGGCAAATCAAAGAGGCTGCCTTCTGAACTGATCAAACGGGCCATAAGGCGTTTGGAGTATGTCCATTACGCAATCAACCTGAATGATCTCAAAGTCCCCCCCGGCAATCGACTCCATGCGCTAAGGGGTAATAGGAAAGGACAGCATTCAATATCGATCAATGACCAATGGCGAATCTGCTTCCGCTTCATCGAAGGTGACGCCTATGATGTTGAAATAACCGATTACCATTGA
- a CDS encoding type II toxin-antitoxin system RelE/ParE family toxin: MIGSFKNQGTEDIFNGKATKPALKLCARQLWKTAFRKLDQLDSVLSLDELRIPPGNRLESLSGDRKGQYSIRINDQYRICFKWTETGPTDVEVVDYH; the protein is encoded by the coding sequence ATGATCGGGTCTTTCAAAAACCAGGGTACCGAGGACATATTCAACGGAAAGGCCACTAAACCCGCGTTAAAGTTATGTGCAAGGCAGCTCTGGAAAACAGCCTTCCGGAAACTCGATCAACTGGATTCCGTTTTGTCCCTCGATGAACTGCGCATACCTCCCGGAAATCGACTGGAATCTCTTTCTGGAGACCGTAAAGGACAATACAGCATTCGCATCAACGACCAATATCGGATCTGTTTCAAATGGACGGAAACGGGTCCCACCGATGTTGAAGTCGTGGATTACCATTAA
- a CDS encoding cytochrome B6 translates to MKAKRFKSRWVVLGILCSLTALLGVAFAQEMVKSSYSPVVVKEPFATTMDRMKNAKAEVMQRQMDLLNERYDLSDRPAKGVMMSAGRKAVQEGVRVKPPEGLTWEQLAEMSPMEIKGKDVWPKGFYPLPHPNHAEGGMVFPKSHIEEIKKQEGRDLTRFDLDYDLPDHFLPEFPPPIYLTTRPDLGDVSQGKVVTIMNYYELFNGILNPKQLEGLRLLLTPFPQQQFNQTEDRRSELAHRGVTCFDCHLNGHTNAATHLVGDIRPQEFRHGLDTPPLRGVNIQRLFGSQRALKSVEDFTEFEQRAAYFDGDPVIATKKGVNVLERGSQVHFMAEFQALLDFPPAPKLNIYGMLDPKMATKSELRGQDLFFGNAKCAVCHPAPYYTDNLMHNLKTERFFNPRMINGRMASADGPIKTFPLRGIKDSPPYLHDRRLLTLEDTVEFFNQVQGLKLTGQEKKDLVDFMRAL, encoded by the coding sequence ATGAAAGCAAAGCGTTTCAAATCCAGATGGGTGGTTCTCGGCATTCTATGCTCCTTAACCGCTCTGTTGGGGGTAGCCTTCGCGCAGGAGATGGTCAAGAGCAGCTACAGCCCCGTGGTCGTGAAGGAACCCTTCGCGACGACCATGGATCGTATGAAGAATGCCAAGGCGGAGGTGATGCAACGCCAGATGGATTTGCTCAATGAGCGATACGACCTGAGTGACCGACCCGCCAAAGGGGTGATGATGTCCGCCGGACGAAAAGCCGTGCAAGAGGGCGTTCGAGTGAAGCCTCCGGAAGGCCTCACCTGGGAACAGCTCGCGGAAATGAGCCCGATGGAGATAAAGGGAAAGGATGTATGGCCGAAAGGTTTCTATCCGCTTCCCCATCCCAACCATGCCGAGGGCGGCATGGTCTTTCCCAAATCCCATATCGAGGAAATCAAAAAGCAGGAAGGTCGGGACCTTACACGATTCGACCTGGATTACGATCTGCCGGATCATTTTCTGCCCGAGTTCCCGCCGCCGATCTATCTGACCACCCGTCCGGACCTTGGCGATGTGTCCCAGGGGAAGGTCGTCACCATCATGAATTACTACGAACTTTTTAACGGCATCCTGAATCCCAAGCAGCTCGAAGGCCTCCGCCTGCTGTTGACTCCTTTTCCGCAGCAGCAGTTCAATCAGACGGAAGACCGGCGCTCCGAGCTGGCCCACAGGGGTGTCACGTGCTTTGACTGCCATCTCAACGGGCACACGAACGCGGCCACCCATCTCGTGGGAGATATACGCCCTCAGGAATTTAGACACGGATTGGACACCCCGCCGCTCAGGGGCGTGAACATCCAACGTCTGTTCGGTTCGCAGAGGGCTCTCAAGAGCGTGGAGGACTTTACGGAGTTCGAGCAGCGGGCGGCTTATTTTGACGGCGACCCGGTAATTGCCACCAAGAAGGGGGTCAACGTCCTCGAGCGCGGCAGCCAGGTGCATTTCATGGCTGAATTTCAGGCCCTCCTGGACTTCCCGCCGGCCCCGAAGCTCAACATCTACGGTATGCTGGACCCGAAAATGGCTACCAAGTCTGAGTTGCGGGGCCAGGACCTGTTCTTCGGCAATGCGAAGTGCGCCGTATGCCATCCGGCTCCGTACTATACGGATAACCTGATGCACAATCTCAAGACGGAGCGCTTTTTCAATCCCCGCATGATCAATGGGAGAATGGCCTCCGCGGACGGACCGATCAAGACGTTTCCTTTACGAGGCATCAAGGATTCCCCGCCCTATCTGCACGACAGGCGATTGTTGACCCTGGAGGATACGGTGGAATTCTTCAACCAGGTGCAGGGACTCAAGCTCACCGGCCAGGAAAAGAAAGATCTGGTTGATTTCATGAGAGCCTTGTAG
- a CDS encoding BrnA antitoxin family protein encodes MKAKYDFSKGKRGAVLPTPGKKVRITIRLDRDIVDWFRSKVEEQGGGNYQSMLNDALRTYMERQEQPIEEVVRRVVREELQAAQE; translated from the coding sequence ATGAAGGCGAAATATGATTTCAGTAAAGGTAAACGTGGGGCTGTACTTCCTACCCCTGGAAAGAAAGTACGTATCACCATTCGGCTTGACCGTGACATTGTCGATTGGTTCCGTTCCAAGGTAGAGGAACAAGGTGGGGGCAACTACCAGTCGATGCTCAATGACGCCCTTCGAACCTATATGGAGCGTCAGGAACAGCCCATAGAAGAGGTCGTCCGCCGTGTTGTTCGGGAGGAGTTGCAGGCTGCTCAGGAGTAG
- a CDS encoding HigA family addiction module antidote protein gives MIRIPTDRAPTHPGEMLLEEFLKPMGLTQRQLAGAIHVTYQRINEIVNGRRGITPSTALRLSKFFGVSPDFWMNLQLRWDLYFARKSEANELENIRPVAEQHVRLQ, from the coding sequence ATGATCCGAATACCGACGGATCGGGCGCCCACCCATCCGGGTGAGATGCTGCTCGAGGAATTTTTGAAACCCATGGGACTTACCCAGCGACAGCTGGCCGGCGCCATACACGTCACCTACCAGCGAATTAACGAAATTGTCAACGGACGCCGGGGCATTACACCGAGTACGGCGCTCAGGCTGTCCAAGTTTTTTGGCGTTTCTCCGGACTTCTGGATGAATCTTCAATTGAGATGGGATTTGTATTTCGCCCGGAAGTCCGAGGCGAATGAATTGGAAAACATAAGACCGGTGGCTGAACAACACGTCCGTCTGCAGTAG
- a CDS encoding HigA family addiction module antidote protein — MAIPNTTKRESPPTHPGEMLKEDFMPDFNLNATALARALGVSRQTVNEILRERRAITPTMALRLSRLFGNSPEFWLNAQHSRDLWDSEKRFNEELMQIRPLNAA, encoded by the coding sequence ATGGCTATACCGAACACCACAAAGAGGGAATCGCCTCCGACTCATCCCGGTGAAATGCTCAAGGAAGATTTCATGCCGGACTTTAATTTGAACGCCACCGCGTTGGCTAGGGCATTGGGAGTATCGCGCCAAACTGTTAATGAAATTCTAAGAGAACGACGCGCCATAACACCGACCATGGCGCTCAGATTATCTCGTCTTTTTGGCAATTCTCCCGAATTTTGGCTGAACGCGCAACACTCCCGGGATTTATGGGATTCCGAAAAAAGGTTCAACGAAGAACTGATGCAAATTCGACCTTTAAATGCCGCATAA
- a CDS encoding CoA-binding protein encodes MHPEQNLIDRLNSLFHPESVAVVGVPRGMKSGKLFLMALQDQGFPGRILPVHPEAGEIDGLTAYPSVSAIPGPVDLAIVLVSRDQTLPVVRECAAKGVKGVVLFTAGYRETGAQGEALERELLRVARSAGTRLIGPNCMGLYCPESGLSFFPELSKELGPVGLISHSGSLANIICRMGSEKGLLFSKVASLGNECDLTSRDFLLYLGNDPATRVIGGYLEGIKNGRRFLETLREVSLSKPVILWKVGLTPEGVRAASSHTGAMAGSRSVWLGVVRQGGAVPVAGFEAWVDALMTFSMLPADLGHRIAIVSGPGGLAVSAAEACGGEGLALADLSPETRSRLSRFVPPTGTSLRNPVDVGLSASFEMDIYAEAVRAVAMDPGVDAVAVIGRGMSDDLNHRYLEALIRARREAGKPILVVNIPGFDASMPKRFFEAGLPFYESAERAMRNYAMALKYRQWQKKHEGR; translated from the coding sequence ATGCATCCCGAGCAGAATCTCATTGACCGGCTGAACTCCCTGTTTCATCCCGAATCCGTAGCGGTTGTGGGCGTACCCAGGGGAATGAAAAGCGGCAAGCTGTTCCTCATGGCATTACAGGACCAGGGCTTTCCCGGACGTATCCTGCCGGTTCACCCGGAGGCCGGGGAGATCGACGGGCTTACCGCCTACCCGAGCGTATCCGCCATCCCGGGACCGGTGGACCTGGCCATTGTTTTGGTTTCGCGGGATCAGACCCTCCCCGTGGTCCGGGAATGCGCCGCCAAGGGCGTCAAAGGCGTCGTGCTTTTTACCGCGGGCTACCGGGAAACGGGCGCGCAAGGGGAGGCCCTCGAGCGGGAGCTGTTGCGGGTGGCCCGGTCCGCGGGAACGCGCCTGATCGGTCCGAACTGCATGGGGCTGTATTGTCCCGAATCCGGTCTTTCCTTCTTTCCCGAACTATCGAAAGAATTGGGGCCGGTGGGCCTCATTTCTCACAGCGGTTCCCTGGCCAACATTATATGCCGTATGGGTTCCGAAAAGGGGCTCCTGTTCAGCAAGGTCGCAAGCTTGGGGAACGAGTGCGACCTGACCAGCCGCGATTTTCTCCTGTACCTGGGCAACGATCCGGCTACGCGCGTCATAGGCGGGTATTTGGAAGGCATCAAGAACGGCCGGCGTTTTCTCGAGACGCTGCGGGAAGTATCGTTGAGCAAACCCGTGATTCTATGGAAAGTAGGGCTCACGCCCGAGGGCGTGCGCGCGGCTTCTTCCCATACGGGCGCCATGGCCGGGTCGCGCAGCGTGTGGTTGGGAGTGGTGCGCCAGGGAGGGGCCGTGCCGGTTGCGGGATTCGAGGCCTGGGTGGATGCCCTGATGACCTTCTCCATGCTTCCCGCCGATCTGGGACACCGCATTGCCATTGTTTCCGGACCGGGCGGTTTGGCCGTATCCGCGGCCGAGGCGTGCGGTGGCGAAGGCCTTGCCCTGGCCGACCTTTCCCCGGAAACGCGCTCCCGTTTAAGCCGGTTCGTGCCCCCCACCGGCACCAGCCTGAGAAACCCCGTGGACGTGGGGCTCAGTGCGTCCTTCGAAATGGATATCTACGCGGAGGCCGTCCGCGCCGTTGCCATGGACCCCGGCGTGGACGCCGTGGCCGTCATCGGTAGAGGAATGAGCGACGATCTCAACCATCGATATCTGGAAGCTCTGATACGGGCCCGCCGAGAAGCGGGAAAGCCCATACTCGTCGTGAACATTCCGGGGTTCGATGCTTCCATGCCCAAGCGATTTTTCGAGGCGGGCCTGCCGTTTTACGAGTCGGCGGAAAGAGCCATGCGGAACTACGCCATGGCTCTGAAATACCGGCAGTGGCAGAAGAAACACGAAGGCCGTTAG
- a CDS encoding SIR2 family protein produces MRITSAHQFADIINSYSYTKHFTEEPAPHISVTFFLGAGFSKAWDDSYPLADKLFNFPSGDVRSSFYDITGLLFENNINSDITPDMLKEIVYHLSMELKYSAIRSRYRDENSIRIALDRIRSSIVKNFLESVTPDYVYPNSLMIKLPKDYGGDKGKILRFFRDVAYHEDGSRGYPTGVRINFITTNYDYIVETILDNISGSTNEPNFLYTYRGITPVNICGVDNPSLIHDHYHVCTLIKINGGFEILANNDGSFSLEYRKRDLSEIYRQPPVIMLPSREQDYGHNYFNSIFPKAVRLLQESKVLVIIGYSFPEDDAMLQFLLRQFAEDYRDAKDKYIFYVDKLNNREQLSRITKCFPHIRKANKRNVHLYSGDFVDWAESATEELSQNTA; encoded by the coding sequence ATGCGGATAACATCAGCACATCAATTCGCTGATATTATTAACAGCTACTCATATACAAAGCACTTTACTGAAGAACCTGCTCCTCATATCAGTGTTACCTTCTTCCTTGGTGCTGGTTTCTCAAAGGCGTGGGATGATAGCTATCCACTAGCAGATAAGCTCTTTAACTTTCCTTCTGGCGATGTACGGTCATCATTCTATGATATCACAGGTTTACTTTTCGAGAATAATATCAATAGTGACATTACACCGGACATGCTAAAAGAGATTGTCTATCACCTAAGCATGGAATTGAAGTATTCAGCCATTAGATCTCGCTACAGAGATGAAAATAGTATAAGAATCGCATTAGATAGAATAAGGTCCAGTATCGTTAAGAATTTTCTAGAAAGTGTTACTCCTGATTATGTTTATCCTAATTCACTGATGATTAAGCTACCAAAAGATTACGGAGGGGATAAAGGCAAGATCTTGCGCTTTTTTCGTGACGTTGCATATCATGAAGATGGTTCAAGGGGATATCCAACTGGGGTTCGAATTAATTTTATTACAACTAATTACGACTATATAGTTGAAACAATTTTAGATAATATAAGCGGGTCAACTAACGAACCCAATTTTTTATACACATATAGAGGAATAACTCCTGTAAATATATGTGGTGTCGATAATCCTTCTCTTATCCACGACCATTACCACGTATGTACACTTATAAAAATAAACGGAGGATTTGAAATCCTCGCCAACAACGATGGTTCTTTCAGCTTGGAATATCGTAAAAGAGACCTATCGGAGATATATAGACAGCCGCCTGTGATTATGCTGCCTTCCAGAGAGCAAGATTACGGCCACAACTATTTTAATTCTATTTTTCCAAAGGCAGTCAGATTGCTGCAAGAAAGCAAGGTGTTGGTTATTATTGGCTACAGTTTTCCTGAAGATGATGCTATGCTGCAGTTTTTATTAAGACAGTTCGCTGAAGACTATAGAGATGCAAAGGACAAGTATATTTTTTACGTAGACAAACTTAATAATAGAGAGCAACTTAGCCGGATTACGAAATGTTTCCCGCATATCAGAAAGGCCAATAAAAGAAACGTTCATTTATATTCAGGTGATTTCGTTGATTGGGCTGAAAGCGCTACAGAGGAATTAAGTCAAAATACCGCTTAA
- a CDS encoding transposase, whose product MPRKARIDAPGALHHIICRGIERRNIFRDDTDRNRFVDRLAKLLLETATPCFAWALMPNHFHLLLKTGKEPIAKVMQRLLTGYAVTFNRRHRRYGRLFQNRYKSILCRQDTYLLELVRYIHLNPIRAGIVSDLKTLNKHPFSGHHALMGKVTHQWQDTETVLSLFDHSKRSARKLYGEFVEKGLTQGRRPELTGGGLLRSVGGWGVLKSMREMQIHLKGDERILGDSDFVEEVLDRVSEQMDRRYRLRETGYSFDRLSKRVGQLFGLDAKEIVIPGKQPTRVAARSVLSYWAVHELGLPATEVARKLGLSKSAVSRAVSRGGQIASDNAWSVEE is encoded by the coding sequence ATGCCACGAAAAGCACGCATCGATGCGCCGGGGGCGTTGCATCACATCATCTGCCGGGGGATCGAACGGCGCAACATCTTCCGTGACGATACCGACAGAAACCGGTTTGTCGATCGCCTGGCGAAACTGCTGCTTGAGACCGCAACACCCTGTTTTGCCTGGGCTTTGATGCCCAATCACTTCCACCTGCTGTTGAAAACAGGAAAAGAACCGATCGCCAAGGTCATGCAGCGCTTGCTCACCGGCTATGCCGTGACGTTCAACCGGCGGCATCGGCGATACGGCAGGTTGTTTCAAAATCGCTACAAATCGATTCTCTGCCGGCAAGACACGTATCTATTGGAACTGGTGCGCTACATCCACTTAAATCCGATCCGTGCGGGGATTGTCTCTGATCTGAAAACCCTCAATAAGCATCCATTTTCCGGACACCATGCACTCATGGGGAAAGTGACCCATCAATGGCAGGACACCGAAACGGTTCTCAGCCTGTTTGACCATTCCAAACGATCCGCCCGAAAGCTTTACGGTGAGTTTGTTGAAAAAGGTCTGACCCAAGGCCGAAGGCCGGAATTGACCGGAGGTGGTTTGTTAAGAAGCGTCGGCGGGTGGGGCGTTTTGAAATCCATGCGGGAAATGCAGATCCATTTGAAAGGGGATGAACGAATTCTAGGTGACAGCGATTTTGTGGAAGAAGTGTTGGACCGGGTTTCCGAGCAGATGGATCGCCGGTATCGTCTCCGGGAAACAGGGTACTCGTTCGACCGGTTGTCCAAACGCGTTGGGCAATTATTCGGCCTGGATGCGAAGGAGATTGTCATTCCCGGAAAACAGCCGACTCGGGTGGCCGCCCGAAGCGTATTGAGCTACTGGGCTGTCCATGAATTGGGCTTACCCGCAACCGAGGTGGCAAGGAAACTTGGGTTGAGCAAATCGGCGGTCAGCCGGGCTGTCAGCAGAGGCGGACAGATTGCCTCGGATAATGCATGGTCCGTTGAAGAATAG
- a CDS encoding DUF3365 domain-containing protein → MRVGTRFLLITVAIFLISTAAMVLWVSHQMRQQALKEAESKARILLERNLATHTYFTHQLKPAVFKAVEGILTKDDFEPAWMSSTYAVRSIDQYFKSLSLDDYYYKECAIDARDPHNEADAYEKEFIEKINADPMLNLQTAIRDIAGQSYYVVLRRGEVMEETCLLCHSVPQAAPQGMVLRYGPDRSFHREVGEVVSAISIRVPLGAAYAQARSLTWKLVAGMVAGLLLLVAAVIGSNRILFSNPLNAVREKTELIARQQTHLGEQISARLPGEWGDLVRDFNEMSARLRFSHDNLEERVAERTAELTGANERLTKEIAERKKAEEVREILIGHLEDALGEVKTLQGIIPICSGCKKIRDDEGYWQQVETYIQKHSGAQFSHGICPVCAEELYSEVYKVR, encoded by the coding sequence ATGAGAGTGGGGACGCGATTTCTTCTGATCACCGTGGCCATATTTCTGATCAGCACCGCGGCCATGGTTCTGTGGGTAAGTCACCAGATGCGGCAACAAGCCCTGAAGGAAGCGGAGTCAAAGGCGCGCATCCTGCTGGAACGGAATCTGGCCACCCACACGTACTTTACCCATCAGCTCAAGCCGGCGGTATTCAAAGCGGTCGAGGGCATCCTTACAAAGGACGATTTCGAGCCCGCCTGGATGTCATCCACGTACGCTGTCCGCAGTATCGACCAATATTTCAAGTCCTTGTCCTTGGACGACTATTACTACAAAGAATGCGCCATCGATGCCCGGGATCCGCACAACGAGGCCGACGCGTACGAGAAAGAGTTTATAGAAAAGATCAATGCGGATCCCATGCTGAACCTGCAGACCGCTATTCGCGACATCGCCGGCCAATCCTATTATGTCGTGCTTCGGCGCGGCGAGGTGATGGAAGAAACCTGCCTGCTCTGTCACAGCGTTCCACAAGCAGCCCCGCAAGGCATGGTGCTCCGATACGGTCCCGACCGAAGCTTTCACCGCGAGGTCGGCGAAGTGGTTTCAGCCATATCCATTCGAGTACCTTTGGGGGCGGCCTACGCCCAAGCCAGGTCGTTAACATGGAAGCTCGTCGCAGGTATGGTGGCCGGACTGCTCCTGCTGGTCGCCGCCGTTATCGGGTCCAATCGGATCCTTTTTTCCAATCCATTGAACGCGGTTCGGGAGAAGACCGAGCTCATTGCCCGACAGCAAACCCATTTGGGCGAACAGATCTCGGCTCGGCTTCCCGGTGAATGGGGCGATCTGGTCCGGGATTTCAATGAAATGTCCGCCCGGCTTCGGTTTAGCCACGACAACCTGGAAGAACGCGTGGCGGAACGAACGGCCGAACTCACGGGGGCCAACGAGCGCTTGACCAAGGAAATCGCCGAACGCAAGAAAGCGGAAGAGGTCCGGGAAATCCTGATCGGCCATCTGGAAGACGCTCTGGGCGAGGTAAAAACCCTCCAAGGCATCATTCCCATCTGCTCCGGCTGCAAGAAGATCCGTGACGACGAGGGCTACTGGCAACAGGTCGAAACATACATACAAAAGCACTCCGGCGCTCAGTTCAGCCACGGTATCTGCCCGGTCTGCGCCGAAGAGCTGTACTCGGAAGTGTATAAGGTCAGATGA